The genomic DNA TTACTCATTTCTAACCATTTTTGGAAGCTCAAATTTCTAATCAATTTTGAAAAAATGGCGAATACCCTTTGTTACTCACCAGTAAATGCCATCAAAGCTCAAAACAGACCAGGTATATAATTAACTTTGTTCCtaattttccttaaatttcaatgaaaataaaaaatctaatttttgttttgttttcttgaaATTTTGATGGTGATTGTTTGATTGGATTATGAATTTTAGGGTTCTTAATCAATAACCCAAATGCTCCTAAGGTGATTCGGGTAAACAGTGACATATTTAGGAGCTCTCAGACAGCTAGACCTCACTTAATTGTCGTTAAGGTTAGGGTTTATGTCTTTATCTGTTTTTTGCTCACTGAGTTTTGGTGTGGGTATGTGCTTATGTATCCTCAGCTTAACACAAAATTTTGACGAATTTTCCGGGGATTCATTAATGTTTGGCCGTGTAATTTGCAGGCCGATGCTAAGGCTGATGCTAATCCAAGTCCTCCAGCCGTGAAAGTATCGAGCATAGTTTGTAAAAATTGTGAGGGAAATGGTAAGTGAGAATTTCCAATTGAATCTCGTATTAGTGTTTTAGCTGTACACTGTCACTATGGAACTTATGATAGTTACCAAGAGTGTCACACTTTATAGTACTTCAGAAGGGGTAGTAGTGTATTGAAATGTTGTGTGTGGGAGGAGTTTGAATATCTCATGGATGGGTGAGAAGTTCGGAATTCCAACAAAATTCGATGCTCAATCGGAATTGGTTGTTCCGCTTCTGTGTTCCTGGGGTTAGATTTAGACTAAGAGGGTTTGGGTAAGTTTATGTGTCGAAAATGTGCTTAAAGCTCGAGTCCTTGATGGAGAGTCATTTTAAATTGCTAATTACAATGCATGCGTACTACGCTTATTGTGAATTTTGGAGATGGAGTGATTTGGGGTTTCCTTCGGAGCTGGATGTTATTCTTTGATTGTCACTTGGTAATTGCTGTAACACCATTTCTTTCTAATTGCCAGGTGCCGTGGCTTGCTCTCAGTGCGAAGGTAATGGGGTGAATTCTGTCGACCATTTTGATGGACGGTTCAAAGCAGGTGGCTTATGTTGGCTTTGCAGGTATGCTCATTTACTTTTACGAGAATAATCTTGGTGGATTGCCACATTGTTATATAACTTCTGTTCCAGTTCTGGGAGATTGGTGCTGTTTGTGTTCGTAAAGGAGCTAATTATAATCGGTGTGTGCAAACTTATTTGTTGGCAGAGGCAAAAAGGAGATGCTATGTGGGGACTGCAATGGAGCTGGATTTACAGGTGGTTTCATGAGCACCTTTGACGAATAGAAGCAGTAATGTGGATTGAGTCTGAAGAATGAGTTGCAGGCTCGGAAAAAGGCTTAGTGTAAGGTCTGAAATAGGTTTATGTAATCGATTTATCTGAAACTTCTGATACTTTAATGTTGTTAAGATTATTGATTTTGCCATAGTTTATATTGCAATACACCCCACAGCATGAGCATCAATCATTTACCTCAGTTAAAAACACTCGTAATTAGCATATGCAGGAATTACCCTTGGCACAGAGACATAAAAAATGAACTAGATATAGAAAGAGACACTGATTAGAGAAGACAGGAACATGCAATGAGGCACACTACCATGAAAAACCTATGCTTATGGCTGATTTATGAAAGCATTCATCTGACGTTGGAGCAAACGAGTCGACTCGGCTTCTGGAAGAAACACATGATACACGTGTTTCTCGTTTTCAGCTTCAATCAGCTCTACTTTCACACCTTTATTCTTCAGATAGTTTGCATACTTAACTCCTCTCTCTTTCAAAAAATCCAGACCAGCCACATAAACTACTGCTTTCGGAAACTTGCTCCATTCAGCTTCTGACAGCTCTAGATTCTCAAAGTTACAAGCATAATGATCACGATTTGATCCTTCTGGCAAGCTCAATCGCCAAAACATGTCGTTCGACTTAACTTCTTGTTCCGCATCCTCACCCTCAGCCATTTCTTTCTCTGTTCTCTTCTCACTCCCGAAGTACGGGTGAATAGGTATTAATCCCAAGATCTTCACACAACATTCATTATCTTGTAATGCTCGTATCCCTACATGGTGAGTTATATTGCCTCCTGCACTATCTCCTGAGAGAAAAACTCGAGAAAGGTCTGCGCCACTCAGCCATGGATCAGAGTGAGATTTCATGCTAAGCCATTTAAGTGAAGCAAAGCAATCTTCATAAGCTATTGGCAGTTTATTCTCTGGTGCAAGACGGTAATCGACTGAAAGAACAATACACCTGCATTCAACTGATAAATCACCTAGGAAATGATGATAACCACACCAAGTTGTTGAACCAATACAGAACCCACCCCCATGGAAATAAACCAATACCGGAAGCTGCGCAGTAGAATCTTTGGTGTCAGGAAAGAAAATCCTACCTGAAATAGGCTTTGACGGATCGATAATGACATCTTTTGATCTAAACCCAT from Papaver somniferum cultivar HN1 unplaced genomic scaffold, ASM357369v1 unplaced-scaffold_24, whole genome shotgun sequence includes the following:
- the LOC113341003 gene encoding uncharacterized protein LOC113341003 isoform X2 translates to MANTLCYSPVNAIKAQNRPGFLINNPNAPKVIRVNSDIFRSSQTARPHLIVVKADANPSPPAVKVSSIVCKNCEGNGAVACSQCEGNGVNSVDHFDGRFKAGGLCWLCRGKKEMLCGDCNGAGFTGGFMSTFDE
- the LOC113341003 gene encoding uncharacterized protein LOC113341003 isoform X1; protein product: MANTLCYSPVNAIKAQNRPGFLINNPNAPKVIRVNSDIFRSSQTARPHLIVVKADAKADANPSPPAVKVSSIVCKNCEGNGAVACSQCEGNGVNSVDHFDGRFKAGGLCWLCRGKKEMLCGDCNGAGFTGGFMSTFDE
- the LOC113341001 gene encoding probable carboxylesterase 6, encoding MSIIAESPKYLQIFSDGVVKRFAPPIVDASSELTYGFRSKDVIIDPSKPISGRIFFPDTKDSTAQLPVLVYFHGGGFCIGSTTWCGYHHFLGDLSVECRCIVLSVDYRLAPENKLPIAYEDCFASLKWLSMKSHSDPWLSGADLSRVFLSGDSAGGNITHHVGIRALQDNECCVKILGLIPIHPYFGSEKRTEKEMAEGEDAEQEVKSNDMFWRLSLPEGSNRDHYACNFENLELSEAEWSKFPKAVVYVAGLDFLKERGVKYANYLKNKGVKVELIEAENEKHVYHVFLPEAESTRLLQRQMNAFINQP